The proteins below come from a single Drosophila miranda strain MSH22 chromosome Y unlocalized genomic scaffold, D.miranda_PacBio2.1 Contig_Y1_pilon, whole genome shotgun sequence genomic window:
- the LOC117185747 gene encoding uncharacterized protein LOC117185747, whose protein sequence is MAATDGQIILAASRFGDAMPVYLRDFSKQPLPAVAKILKGQHQALGVPTLSAPSLQSTALFLSAGKKYQILAQPIKIKEGRKPTNVGAKVLIPQTYGGYFELLSEDGRSTRCIDSVLELSRRRNARVLVRETFRCQQMNRTIHAGELLTTMNDNGKYLQCRNIKDEIINLPLDTKAKFSAIAREDSISGVHTVKNLLLKRMPVIVRLVHGSAPKGLKQPFVPELRLLGYVEIDRIFALPLHKDTDLAPVPLNAKIKLQRVKNMEQLEHFIEYTRFLEKAQRLLADARDRLQIVDLKLSEKEKKGSKFHSRNGSGNRLPVVMLPTAAGMASGLAESGYVLRKSASCDSWSKQHQHALNSEIAEEYNEIDHIYDYVRGLTPLSKGLARFEPICESPTLKSHHTDSGSGNYCSLIRAPIPHQQSSQQAASSSANNNNSSLESNKHSSSNGGNGGNGHHQHPHPHQHQHPHPHPHQHSHGHHMVNHYHHSHIQEDIKPVPPPIETIPGKKPAEKRQRPTLPKLYIKNANAHSAGSSSNGNSTGTGTGTATTHSHSHSHSHSHSHNHQQQQQQLQMQQQPTTPNGNTANAVANAAAAAVAAAHHHGSLHNHSHSSHPHAHPHPHPHHGKVLTPNNHLPAKEALEPQSPLFHIRYKSLSSLQLTPDNNNIPMTPPTISAHGKAAAVPALNASPGTPPDVVLKCGSILNAHGHLSSGAPGTALGMPHPHSRSSSSNNHHNPREGTLDSSRSGGRTSGDSNKLPEKKTRRLSRPRSLANLVLDLRPSKEKSKKKLYIHHFDQRQQATLYL, encoded by the exons ATGGCCGCCACCGATGGCCAAATCATATTGGCCGCCTCCCGATTCGGCGATGCCATGCCCGTCTATTTGCGCGACTTCTCCAAGCAACCCCTGCCGGCGGTGGCCAAGATCCTCAAGGGCCAGCACCAGGCCCTCGGCGTGCCCACGCTCTCGGCCCCCTCGCTGCAGAGCACGGCGCTGTTCCTGAGCGCCGGCAAGAAGTACCAGATCCTTGCCCAACCCATCAAGATCAAGGAGGGTCGCAAGCCCACCAATGTGGGGGCCAAGGTGCTCATCCCGCAGACCTATGGCGGCTACTTTGAGCTGCTCAGCGAGGATGGCCGCTCGACTCGCTGCATCGACTCGGTCCTCGAGCTGTCGCGTCGCCGCAATGCCCGCGTTCTTGTGCGGGAGACGTTCCGCTGCCAGCAGATGAACCGCACCATCCACGCGGGCGAGCTGCTGACCACGATGAACGACAACGGCAAGTACCTGCAGTGCCGCAACATCAAGGACGAGATCATCAATCTGCCACTCGATACCAAAGCCAAGTTCTCGGCCATAGCGCGCGAGGACAGCATCAGCGGTGTGCACACCGTCAAGAATCTGCTCCTCAAGCGGATGCCAGTCATTGTGAG actcgTCCATGGCAGTGCCCCCAAGGGACTGAAGCAGCCCTTTGTCCCCGAACTGCGGCTGCTGGGATACGTGGAAATCGATCGGATCTTTGCCCTGCCCCTGCATAAGGACACCGATCTGGCGCCAGTGCCGCTGAACGCAAAGATCAAGCTGCAGCGGGTCAAGAACATGGAGCAGCTGGAGCACTTTATCGAGTACACGCGCTTTCTGGAAAAGGCCCAGCGCCTGCTGGCGGATGCGCGCGATCGCCTGCAGATCGTCGATCTCAAGCTGAgcgagaaggagaagaagggCTCCAAGTTCCACAGTCGGAACGGCAGCGGAAATCGGCTGCCGGTGGTGATGCTGCCCACGGCCGCGGGCATGGCCAGCGGACTGGCGGAGAGCGGCTATGTGCTGCGCAAGAGCGCCAGCTGCGACTCCTGGTCcaagcagcaccagcacgCGTTGAACAGCGAGATCGCCGAGGAGTACAACGAGATCGATCACATTTACGACTATGTGCGGGGCCTGACGCCCCTCTCCAAGGGCCTGGCGCGCTTCGAGCCCATCTGCGAGTCGCCCACACTCAAATCGCACCACACggacagcggcagcggcaactaCTGCAGCCTCATCCGTGCCCCCATCCCCCATCAGCAGTCGAGTCAGCAagccgcctcctcctccgccaacaacaacaacagcagcctgGAGTCGAACAAGCATAGCAGCAGCAATGGAGGCAACGGAGGCAACGGCCACCACCAGCATCCCCATCCGCATCAGCAccagcatccacatccacatccgcaTCAGCATAGCCATGGCCATCACATGGTGAATCATTATCACCATAGCCATATACAGGAGGACATCAAGCCGGTGCCGCCGCCGATTGAGACGATACCCGGCAAGAAGCCGGCGGAGAAGCGTCAACGTCCCACTCTACCAAAGCTTTACATCAAGAATGCCAATGCCCACAgtgccggcagcagcagcaacggcaactCCAcaggcaccggcaccggcaccgccaccactcacagtcacagtcacagccatagtcacagtcacagtcacaaccatcagcagcagcagcaacagttgcaGATGCAACAACAGCCGACGACCCCCAATGGAAATACGGCGAATGCTGTGGCCaatgcggctgctgctgcggtggCAGCTgcccatcatcatggctcctTGCACAACCACTCGCACAGCTCCCATCCGCACGCGCATCCCCATCCGCATCCCCATCACGGCAAGGTGCTGACGCCCAACAATCATTTGCCAGCCAAGGAGGCGCTGGAACCGCAATCCCCGCTGTTTCACATCAG GTACAAAAGCCTCAGCAGCCTGCAGTTGACGCCGGACAACAATAATATACccatgacgccgccgacgatcTCAGCCCATGGCAAGGCAGCGGCAGTACCGGCATTGAACGCATCGCCCGGCACACCACCCGATGTGGTTCTCAAGTGCGGCAGCATCCTCAATGCGCACGGCCATCTGTCGTCGGGGGCACCGGGCACGGCTTTGGGGATGCCACATCCGCACAGCCGCAGCTCCAGCAGCAATAACCATCACAATCCGCGCGAGGGGACGCTGGACTCGTCGCGAAGCGGCGGCCGGACATCGGGCGACTCGAACAAGCTGCCGGAGAAGAAGACGCGACGCTTATCACGGCCCAGGAGCCTGGCGAATCTGGTGTTGGACTTGCGGCCATCCAAAGAGAAGTCCAAGAAGAAGCTCTATATACATCATTTCGATCAGAGGCAGCAGGCGACGTTGTATCTTTAA